A single Desulfobaculum xiamenense DNA region contains:
- a CDS encoding type II secretion system protein gives MKQNNRKKNGFTMIELIAVIVILGILAAAAVPRFLDARADAREAAADGIIAAWQSECSLRVANAALNDATTIVCPTGAAADTSWTHEVANSGLSIVGAVGTGTGGTGQCTFQVTGTGLTRSVTYTLPTGFTGS, from the coding sequence ATGAAGCAGAACAACAGAAAGAAGAACGGCTTCACCATGATCGAACTGATCGCGGTGATCGTCATCCTCGGCATCCTGGCCGCCGCCGCTGTGCCGAGATTCCTTGATGCGCGTGCTGACGCGCGTGAGGCTGCGGCTGATGGGATCATCGCCGCATGGCAGAGCGAGTGCAGCCTCCGCGTGGCCAATGCAGCGTTGAATGACGCGACTACTATCGTGTGCCCCACCGGCGCTGCCGCGGACACCTCTTGGACTCATGAGGTGGCGAATTCTGGCCTGTCCATCGTTGGTGCAGTGGGTACAGGTACTGGCGGAACGGGCCAGTGCACCTTCCAGGTTACGGGTACTGGATTGACCAGATCAGTCACCTACACTCTCCCCACTGGATTTACCGGTAGCTGA
- a CDS encoding sigma-54 interaction domain-containing protein has translation MRFRVGLGFLVPFVLAGVTVLSVLVTDRALALLHPGFAQSMEARLALLCAVSGGVCFAASLITFRWLTGPLERFLKRAREINVLSDVAERDTGDKPATDPAILDDLFMQVSNVLSALDAKALFPDIVCHSRPMREVLTRAAKVAQSDATVLITGESGTGKELVASGIHSRSRRAEGPYIAVNCAAIPDQLLESELFGHERGAFTGAVSAKPGKFELADGGTLFLDEVGDMPLATQAKILRMLENGECTRVGGTKAKKFNVRVVAATNRDLRTMVAERTFREDLYHRLNVFPIHIPPLRERREDIPALVQHFLERQGHDLHCAPEMLQLFISRDWPGNIRELANHVERAAVLAEDGVMRPLPEQTSRGETAHADDAASDATPGHPTAEHSPTGQTDIDTYLAAMERQMICAALQQSGGIQARAAELLGIKPRSLWHRVKKLEINVGEYKEG, from the coding sequence ATGCGGTTCCGCGTCGGTCTCGGCTTTCTGGTGCCGTTCGTCCTCGCGGGGGTGACGGTCCTCTCGGTGCTGGTCACGGACCGGGCACTGGCCCTTCTTCATCCCGGCTTCGCGCAGAGCATGGAGGCACGCCTCGCCCTGCTCTGCGCGGTGTCCGGCGGCGTGTGCTTCGCCGCATCGCTCATCACCTTCCGCTGGCTCACCGGCCCGCTGGAGCGCTTCCTCAAGCGCGCACGGGAGATCAACGTCCTCTCGGACGTGGCCGAGCGCGACACTGGTGACAAGCCCGCCACGGACCCCGCAATCCTCGACGACCTGTTCATGCAGGTGTCCAACGTGCTGAGCGCGCTGGACGCCAAGGCCCTGTTTCCGGACATCGTCTGCCACAGCCGCCCCATGCGCGAGGTGCTGACCCGCGCGGCCAAGGTGGCACAGAGCGACGCCACGGTACTCATCACCGGCGAATCCGGCACGGGCAAGGAACTGGTGGCCTCGGGCATCCACAGCCGCAGCCGCAGGGCGGAAGGTCCCTACATCGCCGTGAACTGCGCGGCCATTCCCGATCAACTGCTGGAAAGCGAACTCTTCGGACACGAGCGCGGCGCCTTCACCGGCGCGGTATCCGCCAAGCCGGGCAAGTTCGAGCTTGCCGACGGCGGCACGCTGTTTCTGGACGAGGTGGGGGACATGCCGCTGGCCACGCAGGCCAAGATTCTGCGCATGCTGGAGAACGGCGAATGCACGCGGGTGGGCGGGACAAAGGCGAAGAAGTTCAACGTGCGCGTGGTGGCCGCCACCAACCGCGACCTGCGAACCATGGTGGCCGAGCGGACCTTTCGCGAGGACCTCTACCACCGCCTGAACGTCTTCCCCATCCACATTCCGCCACTGCGCGAACGCCGGGAGGACATCCCTGCGCTGGTGCAGCACTTTCTGGAGCGGCAGGGGCACGACCTGCACTGCGCCCCGGAGATGCTGCAACTCTTCATTTCGCGGGACTGGCCGGGCAACATCCGCGAACTGGCCAACCACGTGGAGCGCGCGGCCGTGCTTGCGGAGGACGGCGTGATGCGCCCCCTGCCGGAGCAAACGTCACGCGGGGAAACGGCGCATGCTGATGACGCCGCATCCGATGCCACGCCGGGCCACCCCACAGCGGAGCACAGCCCAACCGGACAGACAGACATCGACACCTACCTCGCGGCCATGGAGCGTCAGATGATCTGCGCGGCGCTGCAACAGTCCGGCGGCATTCAGGCCAGAGCGGCGGAACTTCTGGGAATCAAGCCACGGAGTCTGTGGCACAGGGTAAAGAAGCTGGAGATCAATGTGGGGGAATACAAGGAAGGATGA
- a CDS encoding type II secretion system F family protein — translation MQKFRYQAITDSGSPVSGVIEADSTELALDMLVSKGLLPSEVRPAGASLSLNFKAIDEMLATVKPGDLILFTKQFRTMVNAGLSILNVLDVLEQQTENPKLKKAVIAISQDIRQGTTIYEAFSKHPRIFDNLYCSMLRAGEVSGNLSEVLERLIYIIQHEFEIKQQIKSALTYPAIVVTALFGAFIFLLTFVIPKFMGIFASAKIELPMPTRVCIFLYDGLNNYWPLIVGGVVLGVTALVMYCRTPQGRLVRDKFLLRCPLIGKVMLKAAMSRFAAIFALLQSSGVSVINSVSVLAQTIGNAAIERVFENLKDQLQEGKGISRPLKSSPFFTPLIITMIAIGEESGNLDEMLREVASHYDYEVEYSVKKMAEMIGPILILVLAGVVGFFALAIFLPMWDLTKMAG, via the coding sequence ATGCAGAAATTCAGATATCAAGCCATCACGGACTCGGGATCGCCCGTCAGCGGCGTCATAGAGGCCGACAGCACGGAACTCGCGCTGGACATGCTCGTCTCCAAGGGTCTATTGCCCTCGGAGGTGCGCCCGGCGGGTGCAAGCCTCTCGCTAAACTTCAAGGCCATCGACGAAATGCTCGCCACGGTGAAGCCCGGCGACCTCATCCTGTTCACCAAGCAATTCCGGACCATGGTCAACGCGGGCCTGTCCATCCTGAACGTCCTCGACGTGCTGGAGCAACAGACCGAGAACCCCAAGCTCAAGAAGGCCGTCATCGCCATCTCACAGGACATCCGGCAGGGCACGACCATCTACGAGGCCTTCAGCAAGCACCCGCGCATCTTCGACAATCTCTATTGCAGCATGCTGCGCGCGGGCGAGGTCAGCGGCAATCTGTCCGAGGTGCTGGAGCGGCTCATCTACATCATCCAGCATGAGTTCGAGATCAAGCAGCAGATCAAGTCGGCCCTGACCTATCCGGCCATCGTGGTGACGGCGCTATTCGGCGCGTTCATCTTCCTGCTCACCTTCGTCATCCCGAAGTTCATGGGCATCTTCGCCTCGGCCAAGATCGAATTGCCCATGCCCACGCGCGTGTGCATCTTCCTGTATGATGGGCTGAACAACTACTGGCCGCTCATCGTGGGCGGCGTTGTGCTCGGCGTGACGGCGCTGGTCATGTACTGCCGCACCCCGCAGGGGCGGCTGGTGCGCGACAAGTTCCTGTTGCGCTGTCCGCTCATCGGCAAGGTGATGCTCAAGGCCGCTATGTCCCGCTTCGCCGCCATCTTCGCGCTGCTCCAGTCCAGCGGCGTGTCGGTCATCAACTCGGTGAGCGTGCTGGCGCAGACCATCGGCAATGCCGCCATCGAGCGCGTCTTCGAAAATCTCAAGGACCAGTTGCAGGAAGGCAAGGGCATCTCCCGGCCGCTCAAGTCCTCGCCCTTCTTCACCCCGCTCATCATCACCATGATCGCCATTGGCGAGGAGTCCGGCAATCTGGACGAGATGCTGCGCGAGGTGGCCAGCCACTACGACTACGAGGTGGAATACTCCGTGAAGAAAATGGCCGAGATGATCGGCCCCATCCTCATCCTCGTCCTCGCGGGCGTGGTGGGCTTCTTCGCGCTGGCCATCTTCCTGCCCATGTGGGACCTGACCAAAATGGCGGGATGA
- a CDS encoding GspE/PulE family protein, whose protein sequence is MTVRKRMRLGEMLVQAGLLDDKELPAILKDQSSSGLRLGQYLVQKGFLKESQIVELVSRQLKIPTYKADTYPVEVGAENLVPADLAQKHNLVPLQRKGRLLTVAMSDPMDINAIDAVEIFSNLEVDPIICTERELQELTYATYGIQSDLDDVLGAMENAEIQTDENALPEAEQDLAVDSLEGMASEAPVVKLLNSILSQAVREGASDVHISPEKNYIQLRFRVDGKLREIPAPPKSYFLPLVSRVKILAHMDIAVSRIPQDGRFSFQFEKRDIHVRASSLPTIHGENIILRLLARDGQIANLEDLGMADADRAKVLNALHKPYGMILTTGPTGSGKSTSLYAALKRLNQPDINIITLEDPVEYRVAKIRQVQLNRRAGMTFASGLRSILRQDPDVILVGEIRDGETAGIAVQAAMTGHRLLSTLHTNDASGAVTRLIDMGIEPFLVASTLLVSIAQRLLRRNCPHCLEEYQPPAPALRAMGLPETGQTYLRGTGCRMCKNTGYSGRIAVFEVLEIDEQIQDMIMARASSADITRAAMEAGKLHTLKQDAAEKVLQGITTLEEAASTVLI, encoded by the coding sequence ATGACTGTTCGCAAACGCATGAGACTCGGCGAGATGCTCGTTCAGGCCGGACTTCTGGACGACAAGGAACTCCCTGCCATCCTCAAGGACCAGTCCTCCTCCGGCCTGCGACTGGGCCAGTATCTCGTTCAGAAGGGGTTCCTCAAGGAATCCCAGATCGTGGAACTTGTCAGCAGACAGCTCAAGATTCCCACCTACAAGGCGGACACCTACCCCGTGGAGGTGGGCGCGGAAAACCTCGTGCCCGCAGACCTCGCGCAGAAGCACAACCTCGTGCCGCTGCAGCGCAAGGGGCGGCTGCTGACGGTCGCCATGTCCGACCCCATGGACATCAACGCCATCGACGCGGTGGAGATATTCTCCAACCTCGAAGTGGACCCCATCATCTGCACCGAACGCGAATTGCAGGAACTGACCTACGCCACCTACGGCATCCAGTCGGACCTTGATGACGTGCTCGGCGCGATGGAGAACGCGGAAATCCAGACAGACGAGAACGCTTTGCCGGAGGCGGAGCAGGACCTCGCCGTGGATTCCCTCGAAGGCATGGCCTCCGAGGCTCCGGTGGTGAAGCTCCTGAACTCGATCCTCTCGCAGGCCGTGCGCGAAGGCGCGAGCGACGTGCACATCAGCCCCGAGAAGAACTACATCCAGCTTCGCTTCCGCGTGGACGGCAAGCTGCGCGAGATTCCCGCTCCGCCCAAAAGCTACTTCCTGCCGCTGGTCTCGCGCGTGAAGATTCTCGCGCACATGGACATCGCCGTGTCGCGCATCCCGCAGGACGGCCGCTTCTCCTTCCAGTTCGAGAAGCGGGACATCCACGTGCGCGCCTCCAGCCTGCCCACCATCCACGGCGAGAACATCATCCTGCGCCTGCTCGCCCGCGACGGTCAGATCGCCAATCTCGAAGACCTCGGCATGGCCGACGCAGACCGCGCCAAGGTCCTGAATGCGCTGCACAAGCCCTACGGCATGATTCTGACCACCGGCCCCACGGGCAGCGGCAAGAGCACCAGCCTCTACGCCGCGCTCAAGCGCCTGAACCAGCCGGACATCAACATCATCACCCTCGAAGACCCGGTGGAATACCGCGTCGCGAAAATCCGGCAGGTGCAGCTCAACCGCCGCGCGGGCATGACCTTTGCCAGCGGCCTGCGCTCCATCCTGCGGCAGGACCCGGACGTCATCCTCGTGGGCGAAATCCGTGACGGCGAGACGGCGGGCATCGCCGTACAGGCCGCCATGACCGGCCACCGCCTGCTGTCCACCCTGCACACCAACGATGCGTCGGGCGCGGTGACGCGCCTCATCGACATGGGCATCGAGCCGTTCCTCGTGGCCTCCACGCTGCTGGTATCCATCGCCCAGCGCCTGCTGCGGCGCAACTGCCCGCACTGCCTCGAAGAATACCAGCCGCCGGCACCGGCGCTTCGCGCCATGGGCCTGCCCGAAACCGGCCAGACCTACCTCCGGGGCACGGGCTGCCGCATGTGCAAGAACACCGGCTACTCGGGCCGCATCGCCGTGTTCGAGGTGCTGGAGATCGACGAGCAGATTCAGGACATGATCATGGCCCGCGCCTCGTCGGCGGACATCACCCGCGCCGCCATGGAGGCCGGAAAGCTCCACACCCTGAAGCAGGACGCCGCGGAAAAGGTTCTTCAGGGCATCACCACCCTCGAAGAAGCCGCCTCGACGGTCCTCATCTGA
- a CDS encoding ExeA family protein, whose amino-acid sequence MDYYGILGFGREPFSNTPDPDFFFRSEGHANCLNRLEIALRLRRGLNVVLGEVGLGKTTLCRQLLRCLDVEGIETHLILDPAFGSAAELLGQLHAMLTDAPAPPDASEWEIKERIKNTLFTKAVDQGRIVVLIVDEGQKISPECLELLRELLNYETNDAKLLQIVIFAQPEFDELLAAMRNVEDRINERILLEPLTLAQTTEMVRHRIDLAKAGYAEPIIFSRGAFAALHMATGGHPRKIINLCHKVILALILQNKTTADAAMVRSCARNMPRRHKRGLPRWAAAALVVIAIGAAMLAFPEVRRPMIERVNGWTEVAITTAPQLTADTTANGLERPHGTPALEGTLPAPAEATMSALPALRATPSPDGRDLAATGISQDTAATHPAPLPAQDMREDTAQDFEPPRQLGCIVVAPRDKLSLIMARVYGIYDTADLAHVLEANGQLRDPNVITPGSALRFPCVATYPAGEFSRHTWIELNRAGTLREAYALLPSAPDDCRILSHWTPREGLAFSVVLRDAFTSPVEARAAMARLPQSLRDNARLLDGKAENMVYLGGAGFSRSLGGSRPGA is encoded by the coding sequence ATGGACTACTACGGCATACTTGGCTTCGGAAGGGAGCCGTTCTCCAACACCCCGGACCCGGATTTCTTCTTCCGGTCCGAGGGGCATGCGAACTGCCTGAATCGGCTGGAAATCGCCCTCAGGCTCCGCCGCGGACTCAACGTGGTGCTGGGCGAGGTCGGTCTCGGCAAGACCACCCTGTGCAGACAGCTTCTGCGCTGTCTGGACGTGGAAGGCATCGAGACCCACCTCATCCTCGACCCGGCATTCGGCTCCGCGGCGGAGCTTCTGGGGCAGTTGCACGCCATGTTGACCGACGCGCCCGCCCCGCCGGACGCATCGGAATGGGAGATCAAGGAGCGCATCAAGAACACCCTGTTCACCAAGGCGGTGGATCAGGGGCGCATCGTGGTGCTCATCGTGGACGAGGGGCAGAAGATCAGCCCCGAATGCCTCGAACTGCTCCGAGAACTGCTCAACTACGAGACCAACGACGCCAAGCTGCTGCAAATCGTCATCTTCGCCCAGCCGGAGTTCGACGAGCTGCTCGCCGCCATGCGCAACGTGGAGGATCGCATCAACGAGCGCATTCTCCTCGAACCGCTCACCCTCGCCCAAACCACCGAAATGGTCCGCCACCGCATCGACCTCGCCAAGGCGGGCTATGCGGAGCCGATCATCTTCTCGCGCGGGGCCTTTGCGGCTCTGCACATGGCCACGGGCGGGCATCCGCGCAAGATCATAAACCTCTGCCACAAGGTCATCCTCGCGCTCATCCTCCAGAACAAGACCACCGCTGACGCGGCGATGGTCCGGTCCTGCGCACGCAATATGCCACGACGCCACAAGCGCGGACTGCCCAGATGGGCTGCCGCGGCACTCGTGGTCATCGCCATCGGGGCGGCGATGCTCGCCTTTCCCGAGGTCCGCAGGCCAATGATCGAGCGCGTGAACGGATGGACCGAAGTCGCCATCACGACAGCTCCCCAACTGACAGCCGACACAACGGCGAACGGTCTGGAGCGTCCCCACGGCACTCCGGCGCTCGAAGGGACACTTCCCGCACCGGCCGAGGCAACCATGTCCGCGCTTCCCGCCCTGCGGGCGACGCCGTCCCCGGACGGACGCGACCTCGCAGCGACCGGGATCAGTCAGGATACTGCCGCCACGCACCCTGCGCCACTGCCCGCACAGGACATGCGCGAGGACACGGCGCAGGACTTCGAACCTCCCCGCCAACTGGGCTGCATCGTCGTCGCCCCGCGCGACAAGCTGTCGCTCATCATGGCCCGCGTCTACGGAATATACGACACCGCGGACCTCGCCCACGTGCTCGAAGCCAACGGGCAACTCCGCGATCCCAACGTCATCACGCCCGGTAGCGCCCTGCGCTTCCCCTGCGTGGCGACCTATCCGGCGGGGGAATTCTCCCGTCACACATGGATTGAACTGAACCGTGCGGGCACGCTACGCGAGGCCTATGCCCTGCTGCCGTCCGCGCCCGACGACTGCCGCATCCTGAGCCACTGGACCCCGCGCGAAGGCCTCGCCTTCAGCGTGGTCCTGCGCGATGCATTCACCTCGCCGGTCGAGGCCCGCGCCGCCATGGCGCGCCTGCCCCAGTCCCTGCGGGACAATGCACGCCTTCTGGACGGCAAGGCCGAGAACATGGTCTATCTGGGCGGCGCGGGCTTTTCCCGCTCCCTTGGCGGCTCGCGCCCCGGCGCCTGA
- the pilQ gene encoding type IV pilus secretin PilQ — translation MRRESRNKPILLGALALCLILAIAGCAHDKKAKESEKFLEKWKTIAAQSEGHSPSFKPHTYEPLVPAEVDKAVIAEKELPTKVVSLRMHDANIVAVLQALGRIAGQSIIVSPNVSGSVNVNIVNQPWNEIFKSIVKTNGLAYEWEGDILRVMTPEDLETSIKLNALRNRQPLATTVLNIRYAEAASLQEYLGKMLTQDGEGKARGTVEVDTQANALVVQAIPEDVRRIVKLVEHLDRPSRQIKLKAHIVETTSDTARELGIQWGGGFKSDGMGGYNNNMWVVPGGTGGTVGTDPVQGGGTTPTLNNNNNGLSGHGMVSSFIPKTFPKDGSGLSLGLMFGKIGGNILEAQLAALESDDKLRILSSPSITTLDNQTAFTENGAEVPYISLDEAGNADVEWKDAVLRLEITPHVIDSDVMKLKIKVKKDEVDLTRNVQGNPYIIKKQTETTLVTRDGETVVISGLTKHRASTGDTGIPGLKDVAGVGKLFSSDSKSNSLEEVLIFITPSILSEWSDGTPTKNIEQLEKEYDEKTDDENGDQ, via the coding sequence ATGCGCAGAGAATCCCGCAATAAGCCCATTCTGCTCGGCGCCCTGGCCCTTTGTCTGATCCTTGCGATCGCCGGCTGCGCCCACGACAAGAAGGCCAAGGAGTCCGAGAAGTTCCTTGAGAAGTGGAAGACCATCGCGGCCCAGTCGGAAGGGCACTCCCCCTCCTTCAAACCGCATACCTACGAACCGCTCGTCCCGGCCGAGGTCGACAAGGCCGTCATCGCCGAAAAGGAGCTGCCGACCAAGGTCGTCTCCCTGCGCATGCACGACGCCAACATCGTGGCCGTGCTGCAGGCGCTGGGCCGCATCGCCGGACAGAGCATCATCGTCAGCCCCAACGTCTCCGGCTCCGTCAACGTGAACATCGTCAACCAGCCGTGGAACGAGATATTCAAGAGCATCGTCAAGACCAACGGCCTCGCCTACGAGTGGGAAGGCGACATCCTGCGCGTGATGACGCCGGAGGATCTCGAAACCTCCATCAAGCTCAACGCCCTCAGGAATCGCCAGCCGCTGGCGACCACCGTGCTCAATATCCGCTACGCCGAGGCCGCCAGCCTTCAGGAGTATCTGGGCAAGATGCTCACGCAGGATGGCGAGGGCAAGGCCCGTGGTACCGTGGAGGTCGACACGCAGGCCAACGCCCTCGTCGTGCAGGCCATCCCGGAGGACGTCCGCCGCATCGTGAAGCTGGTGGAGCATCTGGACCGGCCTAGCCGCCAGATCAAGCTCAAGGCCCACATCGTGGAGACCACCAGCGACACCGCGCGCGAACTGGGCATCCAGTGGGGCGGCGGCTTCAAAAGCGACGGCATGGGCGGCTACAACAACAACATGTGGGTCGTCCCGGGCGGCACCGGCGGCACCGTCGGCACCGATCCCGTTCAGGGCGGCGGCACCACGCCCACGCTCAACAACAACAATAACGGCCTGTCCGGTCACGGCATGGTGTCCAGCTTCATCCCCAAGACCTTCCCCAAGGACGGCTCGGGCCTGTCGCTTGGCCTCATGTTCGGCAAGATCGGCGGTAACATTCTCGAAGCCCAGTTGGCCGCGCTGGAAAGCGACGACAAGCTGCGCATCCTGTCGAGTCCGTCCATCACCACCCTCGACAACCAGACCGCATTCACCGAGAACGGCGCGGAAGTGCCCTACATCTCGCTGGACGAGGCCGGGAATGCCGACGTGGAATGGAAGGACGCCGTGTTGCGCCTCGAAATCACGCCGCACGTCATCGACAGCGACGTCATGAAGCTCAAGATCAAGGTCAAGAAGGACGAGGTGGACCTCACCCGCAACGTGCAGGGCAATCCCTACATCATCAAGAAGCAGACCGAGACCACCCTCGTCACGCGAGACGGCGAGACCGTCGTCATTTCCGGCCTGACCAAGCACCGCGCCTCCACGGGCGACACGGGCATTCCCGGACTCAAGGACGTGGCGGGCGTCGGCAAGCTCTTCTCCAGCGACAGCAAGTCCAATTCCCTCGAAGAGGTGCTCATCTTCATCACGCCGTCCATCCTGAGCGAATGGTCCGACGGCACTCCGACGAAGAACATCGAGCAGCTCGAAAAGGAATACGACGAGAAGACCGACGACGAAAACGGTGACCAGTAG
- a CDS encoding hybrid sensor histidine kinase/response regulator produces MFRSTEVTMLKILARMGLALLFAAACSGAWASSDGAAGARGNILYLNSYHDGYSWSDDILDGLRGALAGHRDVDLQIEYMDFKRYEGELVSSILGDLYRKKFRNRRFDVIVVSDNNAFDFILDNGEALFPGVPVVFCGVNDYHPDRIKGRRVTGVVENFDAEATLRLALRLHPKKSRLVIIGDESVTGVAIRNQILAATPRFADRMDVRYWSRFDIDELRSRVRETPSDTFYFFIPFYQKIKGRFYSASEVLEVVAANSDAPIYSSWEFLLGHGIVGGKLISGREHGRMAAQMALRVLGGEAVENIPLHEATGGRYEFDYNELKRLGIREGNLPSGSFILNAPRAFYEVDRGLFWTIMVSFFLLMLITLFLVRNIARRRTAEMEMEKQLSFQEILMDTIPMLVTWKGSDQRYLGANRYFAEFFGLSSPGSLIGHAESGIPVLDDFLRWAEPLDRRVIRDESPIRRLRRSVVNARGEARMLEVNKVPLLDEKGNVMGTLSTCEDVTKESSLEKQLLQSQKMEAIGTLAGGIAHDFNNILTSIINSTELALLDVAPDTPAGIDLERVLKAAQRGSGLVKKILTFSRPSQEGFQYVKIEDVVRDAVGLLSASLPRNIKVSTHIGVDLGTCLADPTQIHQVIMNLCTNAFHALRAEGGRIEISLEVEELDAEGAELHNLPRGSYVSLSVADNGPGIPTDILDKIFDPFFTTKGKAEGTGLGLAVVLGIVKVHKGGIEVSSAPGLRTAFTIRLPRADGADAERTLDAEQARPGRGRILFVEDDEDQLATIPRVLEMLGYAVVAACDADAAMELLGADTQGIDLVITDYDMPGHNGVQLARMIGGVAPHLPIIMVSGRELAMAAAEDEANIVRVVLKPYDRNILSEAIRDVLRDNAQ; encoded by the coding sequence ATGTTTCGATCCACAGAGGTGACGATGCTCAAGATACTTGCGCGTATGGGCCTAGCGCTCCTCTTCGCGGCGGCGTGCTCCGGCGCGTGGGCCTCCTCCGACGGGGCCGCGGGCGCGCGCGGAAACATTCTCTATCTCAATTCCTATCACGACGGATACTCGTGGTCGGACGATATTCTCGACGGTCTGCGCGGTGCGCTGGCCGGACACCGTGACGTCGATCTCCAGATCGAGTACATGGACTTCAAGCGGTACGAGGGTGAACTCGTGTCGTCCATTCTTGGCGATCTCTACCGCAAAAAATTCCGGAATCGTCGGTTCGACGTCATCGTCGTTTCGGACAACAACGCCTTCGACTTCATCCTCGACAATGGGGAGGCGCTCTTTCCCGGCGTGCCGGTGGTGTTCTGCGGGGTGAATGACTACCACCCCGACCGCATCAAGGGACGGCGCGTAACTGGGGTGGTGGAGAACTTCGACGCCGAGGCCACGCTACGGCTGGCCCTGCGTCTGCACCCTAAAAAGAGCAGACTGGTCATCATCGGCGACGAGTCGGTCACTGGCGTGGCCATCCGCAATCAGATACTCGCCGCGACGCCGCGCTTCGCGGATAGGATGGATGTGCGGTACTGGTCGCGCTTCGACATCGACGAACTGCGCTCACGAGTGCGCGAGACACCGTCGGACACCTTCTATTTTTTCATTCCGTTCTATCAGAAGATAAAGGGACGCTTCTATTCGGCCTCGGAGGTGCTGGAGGTTGTGGCCGCCAATTCGGACGCCCCCATCTATTCGAGTTGGGAATTCCTGCTCGGGCACGGCATCGTGGGCGGCAAGCTCATTTCCGGACGCGAGCACGGGCGTATGGCCGCGCAGATGGCCCTGCGCGTGCTGGGTGGCGAGGCTGTGGAGAATATCCCGTTGCACGAGGCCACCGGCGGGCGCTACGAATTCGATTACAATGAATTGAAGCGTCTTGGCATCCGCGAGGGGAACCTGCCCTCGGGCAGCTTCATCCTCAACGCGCCGCGCGCCTTCTACGAGGTGGATCGCGGCCTGTTCTGGACGATCATGGTCAGCTTCTTCCTGCTCATGCTCATCACGCTCTTCCTCGTGCGCAACATCGCGCGAAGGCGCACGGCGGAGATGGAGATGGAGAAGCAGTTGTCGTTTCAGGAAATCCTCATGGACACCATCCCCATGCTGGTGACGTGGAAGGGCAGCGATCAGCGCTATCTTGGCGCGAACCGGTACTTCGCGGAATTCTTCGGGCTGTCCTCTCCGGGGAGCCTCATCGGGCACGCGGAGTCGGGCATTCCGGTGCTTGACGACTTCCTGCGTTGGGCCGAACCGCTGGACCGGCGCGTGATTCGTGATGAAAGCCCCATCCGTCGCCTGCGGCGCAGTGTGGTCAACGCGCGTGGCGAGGCGCGTATGCTCGAAGTGAACAAGGTGCCGCTGCTCGACGAGAAGGGGAACGTGATGGGCACGCTGTCCACCTGCGAGGACGTGACCAAGGAATCGAGCCTCGAAAAGCAGTTGCTCCAGTCGCAGAAGATGGAGGCCATCGGCACGCTGGCCGGTGGCATTGCCCACGACTTCAACAACATCCTGACGTCCATCATCAATTCGACGGAACTCGCCTTGCTCGACGTCGCGCCGGATACGCCAGCCGGAATAGACCTCGAACGCGTGCTCAAGGCCGCACAACGCGGTAGCGGGCTGGTCAAGAAGATACTCACCTTCAGCCGTCCCTCGCAGGAGGGCTTCCAGTACGTGAAGATCGAGGACGTGGTGCGCGACGCCGTGGGCCTTCTTTCGGCCTCGCTGCCGCGCAATATCAAGGTCTCCACCCATATCGGCGTCGATCTCGGCACCTGTCTGGCTGACCCTACGCAGATTCATCAGGTGATCATGAATCTGTGCACCAACGCCTTCCACGCCCTGCGCGCTGAGGGCGGGCGCATCGAGATAAGTCTCGAAGTGGAGGAGCTGGACGCCGAGGGCGCGGAACTGCACAACCTGCCGCGCGGCAGCTACGTTTCGCTCTCCGTGGCGGACAATGGACCGGGTATTCCCACGGACATTCTGGACAAGATATTCGACCCCTTCTTCACCACCAAGGGCAAGGCCGAGGGCACCGGACTCGGGCTTGCCGTGGTGCTCGGCATCGTCAAGGTCCACAAGGGCGGCATCGAGGTGTCCAGCGCGCCGGGCCTGCGCACGGCCTTCACCATCCGCCTGCCGCGGGCCGACGGCGCGGACGCGGAGCGCACCCTTGATGCGGAGCAGGCGCGGCCCGGACGCGGGCGCATCCTCTTCGTGGAGGACGACGAGGACCAGTTGGCCACCATTCCCCGCGTGCTGGAGATGCTCGGCTACGCAGTCGTCGCCGCCTGTGACGCCGACGCGGCGATGGAGTTGCTCGGTGCGGACACGCAGGGAATCGACCTCGTCATCACCGACTACGATATGCCGGGACACAACGGCGTGCAATTGGCGCGGATGATCGGCGGCGTGGCCCCGCATCTGCCCATCATCATGGTCTCCGGCCGGGAGCTGGCCATGGCCGCAGCCGAGGACGAGGCCAACATCGTGCGGGTCGTGCTCAAACCATACGACAGGAACATCCTGTCCGAAGCCATAAGGGATGTGCTGCGTGACAATGCTCAATGA